The Streptomyces sp. HUAS MG91 sequence TCGTACGGGCCCTGTGGCGCGTCGACACCACCGGCGCCCCGGCGGCGGAGCGGGGCAGTCCGCTCGCCCCGCGCGACGCCCCGACCCGTGCCGCCCTCGACCGGCTCGCCGGCGTCGTCGACAGGGCCGCCGCGCTCGACCTGTGGGAGAGCGCGCTCGGCGCGCCCCGCCGGGACGGCCCCGACGTCTGGGTCCACGGTGACCTGGAGCCGGGAAACCTGCTGGTCGACCCGGACAGCGGACGCCTCGCCGCCGTCATCGACTTCGGCTGTACGGGCGTCGGGGACCCGGCGGTGGACCTGATCGTCGCCTGGTACGTCCTCGACGACTGCCTGCGCGACACCTTCCGCGCCGCCGTCGGCTGCGACGAGGCCACCTGGACGCGCGGCCGCGGCTGGGCGCTCAGCATCGCCGCGCTCGAACTGTCCTACTACCGCGGCCGCAACGCCTTCATGGCCGACACCGCGGCACGGGTCATGGGCCGGCTCCTCGGCTGACCCGTGCCGCGCGGCCTCAGCCGACCTGGCTGTCCACGCTCACCGACGCGTCGCGCTGCTGCGGGATCAGGATCTGCGGACTGCCCTGCGCGATCGCCACCTGCCGCACCGGCGACGGGATCCGGATCCCCTCGGCCCGGAAGCGCTGGTGCAGCCGCTTGATGAACTCGTGCTTGATGCGGTACTGGTCGCTGAACTCGCCGACGCCCAGGATCACGTTGAAGCTGATCCGCGAGTCGCCGAACGTGTGGAAACGCACCAGCGGCTCGTGCTCCGGCATCGCGCCCTCGACGTCCTTCATGACCTCGGTGACGACCTCCACCGTGACCCGCTCGACCTGCTCCAGGTCGCTGTCGTAGCCGACACCCGCGAGCACGGTCAGGGTCATCTCCTGTTCCGGACGGCTGAAGTTGGTCATGTTCGTGCCCGACAGCTGGGTGTTCGGGATGATCACAAGGTTGTTGGAGAGCTGCCGCACCACCGTGTTGCGCCAGTTGATGTCGACGACATAGCCCTCCTCGCCGCTGCTGAGCCGGATGTAGTCACCGGGCTGCACGGTCTTCGAGGCGAGGATGTGGACGCCCGCGAAGAGGTTCGCCAGCGTGTCCTGGAGCGCGAGCGCCACCGCCAGACCGCCGACACCGAGAGCGGTGAGCAGCGGCGCGATGGAGATGCCGAGGGTCTGCAGCACGACGAGGAAGCCCATCGCCAGCACCACGACCCGGGTGATGTTCACGAAGATCGTCGCCGAGCCGGCCACCGCGGCGCGGGACTGTGCCACGGTGCGGACCAGGCCGGTGATGACGCGGGCCGCCGTCAGCGTCGCCGCGACGATCACGAACGCCGTCAGCACCGTGTTCACCGTGCGGCCGGTGCGTGCCGTCAGCGGCAGCACCTCAGCCGCCACCGCGGCGCCGCCGGCGATCGCGGTCCAGGGCACGAGGGTGCGCAGGGCGTCCACGATCACGTCGTCGCCGCCCCAGCGGGTGCGGCCGGCCCGGACGCCGAGCCAGCGCAGCAGCATTCGCAGCAGCAGGCCGGCCAGCAGTCCTCCGCACAGCGCCGCGCCGGTCAGGATCAGGTCGTGGAGGTCGGCCGTGCGGGTCATCTCTCACCTCCGGTGCGGGGGAACACGGTGGTGGGAGTGCATATGTGATGTTTCGTCAAGTGACACCTGCTGCTCGTTCGAGAGTCTGCCCGTAGCCGGACCGGGGCCATCCTGCCGTACGCGCCCGAACCGCCACGCCGACGGGTGCCACCCCATCGAGCCTGGTCGCGCAGTTCCCCGCGCCCCTTTTCGGGTCGTCGTCCGGCCGACGGCCGGTGGGGGCCGGTCGCGCAGTTCCCCGCGCCCCTGGGTTGTCGTTTGTCTGCGGCCCGGTGGGGCTTCTCGCGCAGTTCCCCGCGCCCCTGAGATGCGCACTGCGTGCGCCATCTCATCAGAGGCGCGCCACCTGCCCTCCATCAGAGGCGCGCCAGCGGCCATTGATGAGAGGCGCGCGGAGCGCAGCCTCAGGGAGAGGCTGCGCGGAGCGCATGCCTCAGGGGCGCGGGGAACTGCGCGAGAAGAGGCCACCGGGCCGCGGACGACAACGCGCGCGCCCCCTAATCGACCCGCACCACACACCCCGTCCGAGCCGACTCGTACGCCGCCGAAACCACCCGCACGGCACGCAACCCCGCCGCACCGTCCGTCACCCCCACATCCCCCTCCCCGAACAGAAACGCCCGCATCATCAGCCCGTCCAGATCAACCCCGTACGGAATCTCCACCCCACCCCGAGCCCGCTCGTCGAACCCGTACACCTTCTGGTCGAACGCGTCCATCTCCAGAACGGCCCGGTCCCCGATCACCTGCATCGACAGCCCGCCCCACGCCGGATGATGCCGGGGCTGGCTCCAGCTGCAGTCCAGCGTGAGCACGGCCCCGTTCGCGTACGTGAGGGTGAGCAGCCCCGCCGTCTCCACGGGAACATCGCCCGCGGCCTCGTACAGCACGTTGTTGGTCTGCGCGTAGACCGACGTCACCGGACTGCCCTCGAAGAGGTCGTCGAGGAGGTCCACGACGTGCACGGTGTGGTCCATGAGCGCGCCGCCCCCGGAGAGGCGCGGATCGACGAACCAGCGGCGCCGCGCCCCGGGCATGTAGCCGTTGTTGGCACCGGCCACCGCGAGCACGTCACCCGCGGTGCCCACCCGCACGGCGTCCCGTACCGCGAGGTACGCCGGGCTGAACCGCACCGGATGAGCCACCGCAAGCCGCACCCCGGCCGCCCGGCACGCCTCGACCATGGCCGCGGCGTCCTCGGGCGTGGTCGCGAGCGGCTTCTCGCACAGGACGTCGGCACCGTGCGCGGCGGCCCGCTCGACCAGCGGCCGGTGCCGGACGTTCTCCGCGCAGACCACGACCTTGTCCGGGCCCCAGGCGAACAACTCCTCGTACGTGTCGACGTGGTCGACGCCGAGGCGGGCCGCGAACCCCTTGCCGCGCAGCTCGTCCGGCGCCGCCGGGTCCGGGTCCGGGTCGGAGGTCAGCACCTCCACCCCGTCCATGGCGGCGAGGAGCCGCGCGAACCCGCCCGCGTGGACGTGCGCGAACGACAGCACGCCGACCTTCAGATGCGTCGTCTCCGTCACAGCCCGGCCTCCTCGATCACCTTCGGTCCGACAAGCCCGGCGGGTTCCACGGGTTCGCCGGTGCGCGCCGACTCGACCGCCGCCACCGCGATCCGCACCGCCTCGACACCGTCCCGCGCCGACACCCGGGGCGCGGGCCCTCCGCTGACGGCCGCGGCGAACTCCCGCAGCTCGGTGAGGTAGGGGCTCTCCGTCATGGGGCTGCCGGGGATGCCCTCGCCGAGGGGGCGCCGGCCCTGGGCCAGAACGCGGAACCCGGTGGCGGCGGTCGAGTCGTGTTCGAGCATCCCGTCGGGCCCGGCGACCCTGAACGTCGTACGGAACGGCAGGTCCGGCGGCCCCCACACCCCGAGGACATGGCTGATCGCGCCGGAAGCGTGGGTGAGGACGACGGTGCCGGTGGTCACGGCGCCCTCCGGCGAATCCGGCGCCCGGTGGCCGCGGACCTGGGCGTGCACCCGTACGACATCGCCCGCCAGCAGCCGCGCGATGTCGAGGTCGTGGATCATCTGGTCGACGAGGATGCCGCCGGACAGCGCCGGATCGGCGAACCAGGGTGCCCACACCGGGAAGCGGCCGGAGCGGGTCAGACGCAGCACCGCGGGAGCGCCGACGCGGCCCGCCGCCACGGCCTCGGCCAGTCCTGCGTACGCGGGGAAGTAGCGGACGACGTGCGCCGGGAAGAGCAGCACCCCGGCTGCCTCGGCGGCGTCCGCCATCTCCCGCGCCTCGGCGACGGTGAGCGCGAGCGGCTTCTCGCACACCACGTGCCGGCCCGCGGCGATGGCGCCGAGGGTGAGTTCGTGATGGGTGAAGGTCGGTGTGCACACATCGACGACGGTGCAGCGGTCGAGGAGTTCGGGGAGCGAGTCCACGGCCGTCACACCGAACTCGGCGTACTGAGAGGCGAGTTGTTCCGCGTTTCCGTCGGTGGACAGGATCGTGACGCGCGCGCCGAGCGCGGTCCAGGCGGGCAGGTGCGCGCGGGCGATGCCGCCCGCGCCGATCAGTCCCACGTCGAGGTCTGCCATGAACGTCCCTTCGGGGAGGCCGGATTCAGGCGTCGTGCGGTCCGCTGCGGGTGGTGCCGTGCTGTCGGCCGGAGAGCCGCGCCTCGACCGCGTCGAGGGCACGGCGTACACCGCCCAGGGCCACGCCCTCGCGGCCGAGCGTGCTGACCGCGAGCTGCGGCACGTGAAGGGTGAGCGGACCGAGGTGTGCGGACAGGAGAGGGGTGAGCGGATCGCCCACGCGGGCCAACGTCCCTGACAGGACGACGAGTTCGGGATCCAGGGCGAGCACGAGTGCGGCGACCGCCGGCGCGACTCCGGCCAGGAACCGGTCGAGTACGTCGAGCGCTCCCGCCTCCCCGGAGCGCACGGCCCGGGCCAGCGCGTCCGTCGCCGACTCGCCCGGCAGTCGTTCACCGGCCCAGGCGAAACCCTTCTGCACTTGTTCCAGGCCCAGTTGGGGCAGGATGCCGAGTTCACCGGCCCCGCCGCGGCGGCCCCGGTGCAGCCGCCCGTCGATCATCAGGCCGCAGGAGATGCGCGGCCCGAGCCGGACACAGGCCACGTCGTCCGCGAGCCGGGCGGCGCCGCGCCAGTGCTCGGCGAGCACCGCGAGGTTCACATCGTTCTCGACCAGGATCCGGTCCGTGCCGGGGAAGTCGTCCGCGAGGCGTCGCGCCAGATCCAGATCGGTCCAGTCCGGCACGATCACCGACCGGATCCGCCCGGTCTCGCCGACCATGCCCGGCACCCCGATCCCCACGCTCCACACGTCGTGCGGGGCGAGCCCCTGTCCGGCGAGGAAGTGCCGCAGCCGCCCGCGCAGCAGCTCGATGCGCTCCGCGCCCGTCGCCTCCGAGGGGATGTCGTGCCGCGCGCGGGCCACGATCTCGCCGTCGAGCCGCGCGAGCAGCAGCACGATCCGCTTCAGCCCGATGTCGACCCCGACCACGTGCCCGGCCTCGGCGCGGAACCGGTACCGGCGCGCGGGCCGTCCCGGTGCCCGCCCGGTCGCAGGGACGGCCGCCTCGGTGATCCAGCCCCGTGCGGCGAGCTGTTCGACGAGCGCCTCGACCGTCGGCCGGGACAGGCCTGTGGCACCGGCGAGTCCGCTCACCGTGCGCGGACTCTCCCGCCGCAACTCCCTCAGCACCACGGAACTGTTGAGATCACGCAGCGCCGCGAGATCGTGCCCCCTCGACCGGTCGTGCACCGCCACGGATTCTCCCTCCACGGGATGGAGCACGCGTGTCCGAATACGCAGGACTGTTGCAGAACCGTCCGCGCTTGGGAACCCCGCCCGCACGGAAATTACGCAGAACTCCTGCACATCGTGGAAGCGCGCACGGTGGGGGCGCACACGGCGGAGCGCCACACATGACCCATTGACGCCTCTTCGGCCCGGCGTTGACGCTGGGGGGCATGACCCAACTGTCCGAGCATTTGCGTCAGGCCACTCCCGTCGTCGCACAGCGGGGGGAGGGCGTTCATCTGTACGGGATCGACGGCCGCCGGTATCTGGACTTCACGGCGGGGATCGGGGTGACGAGCACCGGCCACTGCCATCCACGGGTGGTGGCGGCCGCGCAGGAGCAGGTGGCCACGCTCATCCACGGCCAGTACACGACGGTGATGCACGAGCCGTTGCGGCGGCTGGTGGAGAAGCTCGGCGGCGTCCTGCCCGAGGGGCTGGACAGTCTGTTCTTCGTGAACTCGGGCAGCGAGGCGGTGGAGGCCGCGCTGCGCCTCGCCCGGCAGGCGACGGGCCGGCCGAACATCGTGGTGGCGCACGGCGGCTTCCACGGCAGGACCGTCGCGGCGGCCTCCCTGACGACCTCCGGCACGAAGATCCGCACCGGGTTCGGGCCGCTGATGGCGGGCGTGGCGATCACACCGTTCCCGAACGCCTTCCACTACGGCTGGGACGAGGAGACCGCGACCCGGTTCGCCCTGCGCGAGCTGGACCATCTCCTCGCCACCGTGTCGGACCCCGACGACACGGCGGCGATCCTCGTCGAGCCGGTGCTCGGCGAGGGCGGGTACGTGCCCGCCAACTCGGCGTTCCTGCAGGGGCTGCGGGAGCGGGCCGACCGGTACGGGATCCTGCTGATCCTGGACGAGATCCAGACCGGCGTCGGGCGCACCGGACGCTTCTGGGGCCATGACCACTTCGGCGTACGCCCCGATGTGCTGATCACGGCGAAGGGGCTCGCCTCCGGGTTCCCGCTGTCCGGGATCGCGGCGTCGCAGGAGCTGATGAGCAAGGCGCGGCCCGGTTCGCAGGGCGGCACCTACGGCGGCAACGCCGTCGCCTGCGCCGCGGCCTGCGCCACGCTCGACGTCATCGAGGAGGAGTCGCTGGTCGCGAACGCGGCGGCGATGGGGGCGCGGTTGCGGGCCGGGCTCGAGGAGGTCGGGGCCAAGACGCCGGGGATCGGTGACGTACGGGGGCTGGGGCTGATGCTGGCCAGTGAGTTCACGACGCCGGACGGTGAGCCCGACCCGGCGACGGCGCTCCGGGCGCAGCAGGCTGCCGCCGATGCCGGGTTGCTCCTGCTGACCTGCGGTCCCTGGGGCAACGTGGTCCGCATGATCCCGGCGCTGGTCGTCTCCGAGCAGCAGGTGGACGAGGCGCTGTCCTTGTGGAGCACGGCGGTCTCGACGGCCACGTAGGGCTGCCGCCGCGTTCGTCGCCGAGTGCGGGCGCGCGACCGGCAGTTCCGGTTGTCGCTCGCCCGCACCCCGGTGGCCGCTTCTCGCGCAGTTCCCCGCGCCCCTGGGTGGTTCGTTCACCCGCGGCCCGGCGGCCGCTTCTCGCGCAGTTCCCCGCGCCCCTGAGATGCGCACTGCGTGCGCCATCTCATCAAGAGAGGCGCTCCCGTGCGGTAGCCCATCGAGAGATGTGCGCCTTGTGCGGTAGCCCATCGAGAGGTGCGCCCCCGTGCGGTAGCCATCAATGGAGGCGCGCCCCGTGCGGTAGCCCACCGAGAGAGGTGCCCCCGTGCGGCAGCTCATCGAGGGAGGCGCGGCGGAGCCGCAGCCTCAGGGGGAGGCTGCGCGCAGCGCATGCCTCAGGGGCGCGGGGAACTGCGCGACCAGCCACCCACCCACCCGCAGCCGACCCACCCGCCCCAACCACCCCTCACCCCAGGGAGCCCGCACCATGACCACGCCCCCCGTCATCACCGCCGTACCGAAAAACCTCCACATCAACGGCACCTGGCCCCCGGCGACAGCCCACCGCACGATGCCCGTCGACAACCCCGCGACCAACACCACCCTCTGCCACGTCGCGGACGCCGGCCCCGACGACGCCGCCCTCGCCCTGACGGCGGCGACCCGGGCCCAGCCGGCCTGGGCCGCCACCGCCCCCAGGGAACGCTCCGAGATCCTGCGTCGAGCCCACGAACTCCTCCTGGACCGCACCGAGGACCTGGCCCTGCTGATGACCCTGGAGATGGGCAAGCCCCTCGCGGAGGCCCGCGGAGAAGTGGCGTACGCGGCGGAGTTCTTCCGCTGGTTCGCCGAGGAGGCGGTCCGGATCGACGGCGGTTACGCCACCAGCCCGGACGGCCGCAACCGCCACCTGGTGCTGCGTCAGCCCGTCGGCCCCTGCCTGCTGATCACCCCGTGGAACTTCCCGCTGGCCATGGGCACCCGCAAGATAGGCCCCGCCGTCGCCGCGGGCTGCACCATGATCCTCAAGCCGGCCCCGCAGACCCCCCTGTCCACCCTCGCGCTGACCGGCATCCTCACCGAGGCGGGACTGCCCCCGGGCGTCCTGAACGTCCTGACCACCTCCGACGCGGCGGGCGTGGTCGAACCCCTGCTGCGCGGCGGCGGCATCCGCAAGCTGTCCTTCACCGGCTCCACCCAGGTGGGCCGCATCCTGCTCGCCCAGTGCGCCGACACCGTCGTACGCACCTCGCTCGAACTCGGCGGCAACGCCCCGCTGATCGTGTTCGAGGACGCCGACCTGGACGCCGCCGTGAACGGGGCCATGGTCGCCAAGATGCGGAACATGGGGGAGGCCTGCACGGCCGCCAACCGCATCTACGTGCACACGGCCGTCGCCGAGGAGTTCGCCGCCCGCCTCACGGCCCGCATGGCCGCCCTGAACGTCGGCGACGGCACCGCCCCCGGCACCGACGTCGGCCCCCTCATCGACGGCGCGGGCCGCGACAAGGTCGTCCGGCTCGTACGCGACGCGGTCGGACGCGGCGCGAAGATCCTCACCGGCGGCGAAGTCCCCGAGGGCGAGGGGAACTTCTACCCGCCGACGGTGCTCGCCCAGGTGCCCCGCGACGCCGACCTCACCACCACGGAGATCTTCGGCCCGGTCGCAGCCCTGTTCACCTTCGACGACGAGGACGACGTCGTACAGGTCGCCAACGACACGGAATGGGGCCTCGTCAGTTACGTCTTCACCCGCGACCTCGACCGCGCGCTGCGCGTCGGCGAACGGCTGGAGACCGGCATGGTCGGCATCAACACCGGCCTCGTCTCCAACCCGGCCGCGCCCTTCGGCGGCGTCAAACAGTCGGGCCTCGGCCGCGAGGGCGGACGCGTCGGCATCGAGGAGTTCCTGGAGTACAAGTACCTCGCGATCCCCACGGGCGCCTAGCGCGGGTTTCGAAAGTGCTGGTCACGGCCACTCATTGATGGCTGCGACCAGCACCGTTGCTTCGTAGCGCACCGCCAATTCGTCGAACCTCGTGGCTACTGCGCGGTGCCGTTTCAGCCGGTGGACCCGCACGAGGATGGAGTCGACACTGAAATCCCAGGTGATTAGGCCATTGGCATCGGCGTCGACCTGCAATTCCTGGAGCAGGCGCTTCCAAGTTCCGTCGCGTTGCCAGCGCCGGAAAAGCCCGTTGACCGTTTCCATACCGGGCTGCCGCCCAGACCAGATCCAAGGTCGACCGGGTTTCTTGTCCAGCTACAGGCCACTGGGATGCGCCGAGAGCCAGTCGGGATGAGTTGCCTTCAAGGAGTCACGCCCGGCGGTGCTGGGGGCAAACACATCCACACCTCCGGGATAGGGACGGAAGACCCAGCGCAGGTCTGGCGGGGCGAGGGTGACCGCGATGCTGATGTCGACCGCGGCCAGTCGGAGGAGGGGGTCCAGCGAGTTCCCGGTGCGCGCGCGGGAGCTCGCATGCACGTGCTGGTAGACAAGGTCATCCGGGTCGTCATCGTCGGAGAGCCAACTCTCCCAATGCCGCGCGTGCGGATCGACCCGCTGCAGTTCTGATCTGCGAGGTCCCGGCTCGGGGTGTCCACCCCACTCCGTGGTGATCACCCACAGTAGGTCGTCATCGGGACCCAGTTCCTCCAAGAGCACGCGTTGACGCTCAAGCACGATGGCATACTCATCCTCGTTCTCGGGATACTCCTTGGAGTCCGGGAGGCTGTGGAAACGCACCCACCGCTCCGGATAGACGTGACGCAGCGAAGCACCCGGCGGAGCCGGCCACTGCCGCTCCCACAGAATCGACAGGGCGTCGAGGTTTTGTTTCACTCCGCTGATCATGCACGACCACCTTAAGGATGCCCAGGGAACCCCGTTCGGTGCAGGTATGACCGGCACTTTCGAAACAGGTCCCAGGGGTCGTCTTGGACCTGTCCCGTAACTGGTCAGAGTGAGCGACAGCGCCATGGCAACAGCGCTGGCTCAGGTTGCGAGGCGGTCCATTCACCTGGCTGATCGCATAAGGGTTTCCCGCCACGCGTCTTTCACATCGTGGGAGTCATCTATGGAGGGATCTCGGCTTCCGCCAGGTGCGTAGGCCGGGGACCGGTCAGCGCGGAGCGGTACATGGGCGCAGTACCAGGCCCGCTCGGCGCTTGCCTTCTCGGCGACCGTTCCGGTCCGTAGATGGTCGAGCAGTGCGGTCATGACCCGGCATCGCGTGCCTGCACGACCTCGCACTCACCGGATAGGTCAACGGACGGCACCGCAGCCGACCCTGCCCTCACCAGGTCCAGGATCAGTTGCGGGACAAGCCTTAAAGGGTGTTGCACAAGGCCCGAGCGATCTCCAGATCCAGCCTGCGGGCCCCGGCCAGGTCGGTGGAAAACGGTGCACAAACGGGCAGTTGATCATGCTTGCGGTGGCCGCATCCGGTCGTGATCGCCGTTGTGCAACACCCTTTGGACAGGCAGATCGATATCCAGGCGTGAGGGGATCGCTCCCTCGAACAGCGCAGCCAGCAGGCGGCGTGCTGCCTGCCAGGCGACCATGCCAGAAATGGACGGACGTTCGGAGGTGTCCTATGGCGGATGAGCAGCAGTGGAACCACTCGTCTCCGTCTCCGCAAGGGTGGCAAGTCCCC is a genomic window containing:
- a CDS encoding aminoglycoside phosphotransferase family protein, whose protein sequence is MTTPRKLHDDEPDIDHALVAGLLADQFPRWAGLPLRYVASDGTSNMLFRLGDRLVVRMPRTPGSAADVPGERDWLRRLGPALPVPVPEPVGAGVPGRGYPWQWSIHRWIDGVLPTVGTGGQPAPFAQDVADFVRALWRVDTTGAPAAERGSPLAPRDAPTRAALDRLAGVVDRAAALDLWESALGAPRRDGPDVWVHGDLEPGNLLVDPDSGRLAAVIDFGCTGVGDPAVDLIVAWYVLDDCLRDTFRAAVGCDEATWTRGRGWALSIAALELSYYRGRNAFMADTAARVMGRLLG
- a CDS encoding mechanosensitive ion channel family protein; this translates as MTRTADLHDLILTGAALCGGLLAGLLLRMLLRWLGVRAGRTRWGGDDVIVDALRTLVPWTAIAGGAAVAAEVLPLTARTGRTVNTVLTAFVIVAATLTAARVITGLVRTVAQSRAAVAGSATIFVNITRVVVLAMGFLVVLQTLGISIAPLLTALGVGGLAVALALQDTLANLFAGVHILASKTVQPGDYIRLSSGEEGYVVDINWRNTVVRQLSNNLVIIPNTQLSGTNMTNFSRPEQEMTLTVLAGVGYDSDLEQVERVTVEVVTEVMKDVEGAMPEHEPLVRFHTFGDSRISFNVILGVGEFSDQYRIKHEFIKRLHQRFRAEGIRIPSPVRQVAIAQGSPQILIPQQRDASVSVDSQVG
- a CDS encoding Gfo/Idh/MocA family oxidoreductase; the encoded protein is MTETTHLKVGVLSFAHVHAGGFARLLAAMDGVEVLTSDPDPDPAAPDELRGKGFAARLGVDHVDTYEELFAWGPDKVVVCAENVRHRPLVERAAAHGADVLCEKPLATTPEDAAAMVEACRAAGVRLAVAHPVRFSPAYLAVRDAVRVGTAGDVLAVAGANNGYMPGARRRWFVDPRLSGGGALMDHTVHVVDLLDDLFEGSPVTSVYAQTNNVLYEAAGDVPVETAGLLTLTYANGAVLTLDCSWSQPRHHPAWGGLSMQVIGDRAVLEMDAFDQKVYGFDERARGGVEIPYGVDLDGLMMRAFLFGEGDVGVTDGAAGLRAVRVVSAAYESARTGCVVRVD
- a CDS encoding Gfo/Idh/MocA family oxidoreductase, which codes for MADLDVGLIGAGGIARAHLPAWTALGARVTILSTDGNAEQLASQYAEFGVTAVDSLPELLDRCTVVDVCTPTFTHHELTLGAIAAGRHVVCEKPLALTVAEAREMADAAEAAGVLLFPAHVVRYFPAYAGLAEAVAAGRVGAPAVLRLTRSGRFPVWAPWFADPALSGGILVDQMIHDLDIARLLAGDVVRVHAQVRGHRAPDSPEGAVTTGTVVLTHASGAISHVLGVWGPPDLPFRTTFRVAGPDGMLEHDSTAATGFRVLAQGRRPLGEGIPGSPMTESPYLTELREFAAAVSGGPAPRVSARDGVEAVRIAVAAVESARTGEPVEPAGLVGPKVIEEAGL
- a CDS encoding ROK family transcriptional regulator; translated protein: MAVHDRSRGHDLAALRDLNSSVVLRELRRESPRTVSGLAGATGLSRPTVEALVEQLAARGWITEAAVPATGRAPGRPARRYRFRAEAGHVVGVDIGLKRIVLLLARLDGEIVARARHDIPSEATGAERIELLRGRLRHFLAGQGLAPHDVWSVGIGVPGMVGETGRIRSVIVPDWTDLDLARRLADDFPGTDRILVENDVNLAVLAEHWRGAARLADDVACVRLGPRISCGLMIDGRLHRGRRGGAGELGILPQLGLEQVQKGFAWAGERLPGESATDALARAVRSGEAGALDVLDRFLAGVAPAVAALVLALDPELVVLSGTLARVGDPLTPLLSAHLGPLTLHVPQLAVSTLGREGVALGGVRRALDAVEARLSGRQHGTTRSGPHDA
- a CDS encoding aminotransferase class III-fold pyridoxal phosphate-dependent enzyme, with the protein product MTQLSEHLRQATPVVAQRGEGVHLYGIDGRRYLDFTAGIGVTSTGHCHPRVVAAAQEQVATLIHGQYTTVMHEPLRRLVEKLGGVLPEGLDSLFFVNSGSEAVEAALRLARQATGRPNIVVAHGGFHGRTVAAASLTTSGTKIRTGFGPLMAGVAITPFPNAFHYGWDEETATRFALRELDHLLATVSDPDDTAAILVEPVLGEGGYVPANSAFLQGLRERADRYGILLILDEIQTGVGRTGRFWGHDHFGVRPDVLITAKGLASGFPLSGIAASQELMSKARPGSQGGTYGGNAVACAAACATLDVIEEESLVANAAAMGARLRAGLEEVGAKTPGIGDVRGLGLMLASEFTTPDGEPDPATALRAQQAAADAGLLLLTCGPWGNVVRMIPALVVSEQQVDEALSLWSTAVSTAT
- a CDS encoding NAD-dependent succinate-semialdehyde dehydrogenase — protein: MTTPPVITAVPKNLHINGTWPPATAHRTMPVDNPATNTTLCHVADAGPDDAALALTAATRAQPAWAATAPRERSEILRRAHELLLDRTEDLALLMTLEMGKPLAEARGEVAYAAEFFRWFAEEAVRIDGGYATSPDGRNRHLVLRQPVGPCLLITPWNFPLAMGTRKIGPAVAAGCTMILKPAPQTPLSTLALTGILTEAGLPPGVLNVLTTSDAAGVVEPLLRGGGIRKLSFTGSTQVGRILLAQCADTVVRTSLELGGNAPLIVFEDADLDAAVNGAMVAKMRNMGEACTAANRIYVHTAVAEEFAARLTARMAALNVGDGTAPGTDVGPLIDGAGRDKVVRLVRDAVGRGAKILTGGEVPEGEGNFYPPTVLAQVPRDADLTTTEIFGPVAALFTFDDEDDVVQVANDTEWGLVSYVFTRDLDRALRVGERLETGMVGINTGLVSNPAAPFGGVKQSGLGREGGRVGIEEFLEYKYLAIPTGA